ACCCTTCGCCGACGAGAAGGTCGGTGCAGTTGGCCCATTTGCCGAACCGGACCCCGTTGCCATGCAGGCGGCCCAGCACACGTTTCGGAGCCTCGATGTCGGCCAGACTACCCGTCTCGAAGTTGAGAAAGACGCGCGAACATCCGGTGACCCTGCCCGCGTTGTCCGTGATTGCGGCGAGGAGCGCCGGGATTTCCAGACGTGTGCCGTCCTCGGCTCTGAGATAGACGCCCCGATGAAACGCGAGCGCCGGTCCGAACCGGGCGATACCGCGACCGCGCAGATAGGCCTCGGCCAAGGTGTTATTGATTGGCCCGCCATAAGAAAACAATCGGCGTCCTGCCGCCTGACGATTTGAAACCGCTGCCGGTTCGTCACGGCTCGGCCCGTCATTTGGCATCACGGGTGCCTCGCCGAGATAGTCAGTGGCCTGCCGCAACAGGTCTGGGTAGGCCACCGGCTCAAGCTGATGTTGCAAGAGATCGAGCAGGTCGCCATATTCCCCCGTCGCATGATCCACCCATTTTCCGGCTTGCCGTCCACCATGGGCTTTAAGCCGTACCGCAAGGCTGCGTCCCCTGGCGCCGGTGACGTCCGCCATCTGCCAGAAATTGCCGACCTTGCGCCCATTCGGAAACCAGTACCGGCAGAACGCTTCCGTGTCTCGGGCGAGACCGCTTGCAATCGCACCCGGATCCAGCTTTGCAAACCTGGTCATGCCGCACTTCTTTCTCCGGTTCCGGCCGCCGTGATCTTGTGTCGCGTCATGATCTGGTCGACGACATTGGTATCATCTGTCGGGACGAACAGCCGCGTCGCCCAGGAGATGATCTCGGTGAAGCATCCCATCGCCTTGTAG
This genomic window from Roseovarius sp. M141 contains:
- a CDS encoding toprim domain-containing protein, which gives rise to MTRFAKLDPGAIASGLARDTEAFCRYWFPNGRKVGNFWQMADVTGARGRSLAVRLKAHGGRQAGKWVDHATGEYGDLLDLLQHQLEPVAYPDLLRQATDYLGEAPVMPNDGPSRDEPAAVSNRQAAGRRLFSYGGPINNTLAEAYLRGRGIARFGPALAFHRGVYLRAEDGTRLEIPALLAAITDNAGRVTGCSRVFLNFETGSLADIEAPKRVLGRLHGNGVRFGKWANCTDLLVGEGLENTLSVGTALPSAALVSCLTANHLAAFNYPSSIQRLWIARDNDKTGARAAFRLADRADADGIEPVVLTPERNDFNLDLAECGVTELRRRLVALIDAQASEHDLWPS